One Chitinispirillales bacterium ANBcel5 DNA window includes the following coding sequences:
- a CDS encoding cellulase family glycosylhydrolase yields MKLSRMIKFFTILAVLVFSSNAATPVARHGRLRVDGNRIVNEHYNIPVQLRGMSLYWSVWGGEHFYNEDVVNTLVDDWKVSVIRTAMAVREGDNPGWVGYMVDDEREFQLGIVKDVIEAAINRGIYVIIDWHGYDNWEFDQRPSDHVEEAVEFFSYMAREYGQYENVIFEPLNEPIGPEYSEGYWEEHVKPYHEEVIAAIREYSDNLVIAGTPVWCQRVDVAAHNPIDDPNVAYSLHFYAGTHGDWHRDVAREALNEGVALFVSEWGTTAACGGRFEPGIFPEETALWMEFMDEHHLSWCAWSLSNIDEYSAALLPHATPDGNWSDSDLNESGRLLRDYLREYGAQDNYGGENGATFTISERVMARDYTDMSGVQIEDGQNIGWIDDGDWVEYNDLTLQHEGDYSITISAATQTEGGTIRILLNDSEIGNVDVNNTDGWHNWEEHTIEDVFIDSGHHTLRLEFSGTGDGDGSGLYNVNWINFETTIEIATSIGSQRRVSSSPTRSVGVSPIPNGIRLNISNPERFTEYSLFRINGRAVKSDLLNGKNQITINNLSKGAYIIRLNGNRYSEVFSAIVH; encoded by the coding sequence ATGAAATTAAGCCGAATGATTAAATTTTTCACCATACTAGCAGTGTTAGTGTTTAGCTCAAACGCTGCCACCCCTGTTGCCAGGCATGGGAGGTTACGTGTTGATGGTAACAGGATTGTAAATGAGCATTACAATATTCCTGTGCAGCTAAGAGGTATGAGCCTTTACTGGAGTGTTTGGGGTGGAGAACATTTTTATAATGAAGATGTAGTAAATACTCTGGTAGATGACTGGAAAGTGAGTGTAATCAGGACAGCTATGGCTGTGAGAGAAGGTGATAATCCTGGTTGGGTAGGATACATGGTCGATGACGAAAGGGAATTTCAACTGGGGATTGTCAAAGACGTTATAGAAGCAGCTATAAACAGGGGTATCTATGTAATTATCGATTGGCATGGATACGATAACTGGGAGTTTGATCAAAGACCATCAGATCATGTTGAAGAAGCTGTTGAATTTTTCAGTTATATGGCCCGGGAGTATGGACAGTACGAAAACGTAATATTTGAACCCCTAAATGAACCTATTGGGCCTGAATACTCAGAAGGATACTGGGAAGAGCATGTTAAACCTTACCATGAAGAGGTAATTGCCGCGATTCGTGAATATTCTGACAATCTGGTGATTGCAGGTACACCGGTATGGTGTCAACGCGTGGATGTAGCTGCTCATAACCCAATTGACGATCCCAATGTCGCCTACTCGCTTCACTTTTATGCCGGTACTCACGGAGATTGGCATCGCGATGTCGCAAGAGAGGCTTTAAACGAAGGTGTTGCTTTGTTTGTTTCGGAATGGGGAACCACAGCAGCTTGTGGTGGAAGATTTGAACCAGGAATATTTCCTGAAGAGACAGCCCTCTGGATGGAATTTATGGATGAGCACCATCTCAGTTGGTGTGCATGGTCACTTTCTAACATAGATGAATACTCTGCGGCTCTGCTTCCTCATGCAACCCCAGACGGCAACTGGAGTGATAGTGATCTTAATGAATCGGGAAGACTTTTAAGGGACTACCTCAGAGAGTATGGCGCGCAGGATAATTATGGTGGAGAAAACGGCGCCACTTTTACTATTAGCGAAAGAGTCATGGCCAGAGATTACACCGATATGTCCGGTGTTCAAATTGAAGATGGACAAAATATCGGCTGGATTGATGATGGCGATTGGGTTGAATACAATGATCTAACCTTACAACACGAAGGTGATTACTCAATTACAATTTCCGCGGCAACACAAACAGAAGGTGGTACGATACGAATTCTTCTAAATGATTCAGAAATTGGCAATGTCGATGTAAACAACACTGATGGCTGGCATAATTGGGAAGAGCACACCATTGAGGATGTGTTCATTGATTCGGGCCATCATACACTACGCCTTGAATTCAGTGGTACCGGTGATGGGGACGGTAGTGGTCTTTATAATGTTAACTGGATAAATTTTGAGACAACAATTGAAATAGCCACTAGTATTGGATCACAACGCCGTGTTTCCTCCTCTCCAACAAGATCAGTGGGAGTATCTCCTATACCTAATGGAATAAGGCTAAACATCAGTAATCCGGAGCGATTTACAGAATACAGCTTATTCAGAATCAACGGAAGAGCGGTAAAAAGTGATCTTTTAAATGGTAAAAATCAGATCACTATTAACAACCTTTCTAAAGGCGCTTATATAATCCGTTTAAATGGTAACAGATACAGTGAAGTTTTTTCCGCGATTGTGCATTAA